The following proteins are co-located in the Pedobacter sp. FW305-3-2-15-E-R2A2 genome:
- a CDS encoding outer membrane beta-barrel family protein — MNNIEKLILAFLMFCSLQSSGQQAAEVNVRGKVLDNTTQQPLEYAGITLLSLTGNKILKSVVTDKKGEFSLLITPGQYHLKIEFISYKPVLLENKQIKEATNLGSILLQEDVKLLKSVNVVGEKSTVELNLDKKVFNVGKDLISKGGSANDILNNVPSVSVDANGGVSLRGNGSVRVLINGKPSMLTANNGLEQIPASNIEKVEVITNPSAKYEAQGGGGIINIVLKKNTQGGLNGSVQAGLGDPINYHGNLNLSYKTEQFNLFSNVGGRSRDFYAEEKRFQTTAKDGLTNILRQQNKQKRNDDTYNIYVGGDYYINAKNTMTGSFYHSTLFNRDTTNFGYSYYNGGNTLDSAITRFENYREPQRYNQLELNYVKTFDNKDQKWTTNLQYDFWNDDENQNISQQKRFPMSKAISRLTSRNIESSDDIYIQSDFVTAFSKDSRFEAGIRTDLRAIRSDYRATADEVLLEKYNNKLKYDENLYSAYLQYGNKINKFSYLLGLRAELSEIGISDQAGTFNNDKNYLNLFPTVHLTYQLPESAEFQLSYSRRINRPQFWQLNPFSGLSDTRNLTVGNPDLDPTYTNSFEFSLIKRLGKLNINPSIYYKHTTNYFQYVIEQTADGYFVSTPVNLDFENRYGLELSSSYNPFGWWRLSGDFNYYKYKQQGAYEGRNYSAEDQTWFTRIGSKMKFSKNLSIESSFNYIGKKQDIQTINKAQYRVDIAVSKDFLKDKMSFTLGVINVFDSMVDKRMTNTETYHLESESRRVGRLVSATVVYRFNRKKEDKDRLPDE; from the coding sequence ATGAATAATATCGAAAAGTTAATCCTGGCCTTCCTGATGTTTTGCAGCTTGCAAAGTTCCGGACAGCAAGCTGCAGAGGTAAATGTCAGAGGAAAAGTGCTGGATAACACCACACAACAACCATTAGAATATGCAGGAATAACCCTGTTGTCGCTTACAGGAAATAAAATTCTGAAGAGCGTAGTAACGGATAAAAAAGGAGAATTTTCCCTGCTTATCACTCCGGGACAGTATCACCTGAAAATAGAATTCATTTCTTATAAACCGGTTCTACTGGAAAATAAGCAAATCAAGGAAGCCACAAACCTGGGTAGCATCCTGCTACAGGAGGATGTTAAATTGTTAAAATCGGTAAATGTGGTTGGAGAGAAATCGACGGTGGAGCTGAACCTCGACAAAAAGGTTTTTAATGTAGGAAAAGACCTGATCTCGAAAGGAGGTTCTGCAAATGATATTTTGAATAATGTACCTTCTGTAAGTGTCGATGCCAATGGTGGCGTTAGTTTAAGAGGCAATGGCAGTGTCCGTGTATTAATTAATGGAAAACCTTCGATGCTTACCGCCAATAACGGTCTGGAGCAGATTCCTGCAAGCAATATAGAAAAAGTAGAAGTGATTACTAATCCTTCAGCAAAATACGAGGCGCAAGGCGGAGGAGGGATCATCAATATTGTACTGAAGAAAAATACGCAGGGCGGATTAAACGGATCTGTTCAGGCCGGACTTGGAGATCCGATCAATTACCATGGCAACCTAAACCTGAGCTATAAAACAGAGCAATTTAACCTTTTTTCCAACGTGGGTGGCCGGTCCAGAGATTTTTATGCAGAGGAGAAACGCTTTCAAACGACTGCAAAAGATGGATTGACAAACATCTTGCGTCAGCAGAATAAGCAGAAAAGGAATGACGATACTTACAATATTTATGTTGGCGGGGATTATTATATCAATGCAAAAAACACGATGACGGGTAGTTTCTATCACAGTACCTTGTTCAACAGAGATACGACCAATTTCGGATATTCCTATTATAACGGAGGCAATACCCTGGATAGCGCAATTACGCGTTTCGAAAACTACAGGGAACCGCAACGATATAACCAGTTGGAATTGAATTATGTAAAAACCTTTGATAATAAAGATCAGAAATGGACCACTAACCTGCAGTATGATTTCTGGAATGACGACGAAAACCAGAATATCAGTCAGCAAAAGCGTTTCCCAATGTCCAAAGCGATCTCCAGACTTACTTCCCGGAATATCGAAAGTAGTGATGACATCTATATCCAAAGTGATTTTGTTACGGCCTTTTCTAAGGATTCCCGCTTTGAAGCCGGAATCAGAACAGACCTTCGTGCCATCAGGAGCGACTACCGGGCAACAGCAGATGAGGTTTTACTGGAAAAATATAACAATAAACTAAAGTATGATGAAAACCTGTATAGCGCTTACCTGCAATACGGAAATAAGATCAATAAGTTTAGTTATCTCCTTGGGCTAAGGGCAGAATTGTCTGAGATCGGAATCTCAGATCAGGCAGGAACATTCAATAACGACAAGAATTACCTGAACCTGTTTCCAACGGTTCATCTGACTTATCAGCTTCCCGAAAGTGCGGAGTTTCAGCTGAGCTATAGCCGAAGGATCAACAGGCCTCAATTCTGGCAGCTTAATCCTTTCTCCGGATTATCTGATACCCGAAATCTGACTGTCGGAAATCCAGACCTGGACCCTACCTATACCAATTCATTTGAATTCTCTTTGATTAAGAGGTTGGGGAAACTGAACATTAATCCTTCCATTTACTATAAACATACAACCAATTATTTCCAGTATGTCATCGAGCAAACAGCCGATGGCTATTTTGTGAGTACTCCGGTTAATCTTGATTTTGAAAACCGTTATGGCCTGGAGCTTTCCAGTAGTTACAATCCATTTGGATGGTGGCGTTTATCAGGGGATTTTAACTATTATAAGTATAAGCAGCAGGGGGCGTATGAAGGGAGAAATTATAGCGCTGAAGATCAGACCTGGTTTACAAGAATTGGTTCGAAGATGAAATTTTCCAAAAATCTCTCTATAGAATCAAGCTTCAACTATATCGGTAAAAAACAAGACATACAAACGATCAATAAAGCACAATACAGGGTAGATATTGCAGTGAGCAAAGACTTTTTAAAGGATAAGATGTCTTTTACCCTTGGCGTGATCAATGTCTTCGATTCGATGGTCGATAAACGGATGACCAATACAGAGACCTATCATCTGGAATCTGAATCCAGGAGGGTTGGCAGGTTGGTTTCGGCAACAGTTGTTTACAGGTTCAATAGAAAAAAAGAAGACAAAGATCGTTTACCTGATGAATAA
- a CDS encoding histidine kinase, translated as MNMSLFEKIVNYSTVYRIPSHILFWVMVFLLSVTKPEGHTSVSEELRTELITEGFALLLSMIPTYFVAYLVIPKLLNVKNYYFVIFYFLIGSYLICVFSRTVIIYVVEPLVRIPPFGQESFLEILTDIPKLAGSYFLHDFSTAWVFTFLKLLKDQYLVQKRALQLEKEKAEAELKILKTQLNPHFLFNTLNNIYSLSLMNSSVTSRSIAGLSEILDHVLYRCDGTYVPLSAEITLLQNYIELEKLRYDDRLQVNFQQTVDENAEIAPLILLSLVENAFKYGAGEDIGNPVINIHLRLQNNHFEFMVSNSFMPREHKNKNEQIGLNNIRKQLDLIYPENYELNLSQHEETFVALLTINLHHPAV; from the coding sequence ATGAATATGTCACTATTTGAGAAAATTGTAAACTACAGCACGGTATATAGAATACCTAGCCATATCCTTTTTTGGGTGATGGTTTTTTTGTTGTCGGTTACGAAGCCGGAAGGGCATACATCTGTATCTGAGGAATTAAGAACGGAATTGATTACAGAAGGATTTGCGCTTTTGCTATCCATGATTCCTACTTATTTCGTAGCATACCTCGTCATTCCAAAACTATTAAATGTAAAGAATTATTATTTTGTCATCTTCTATTTCCTGATCGGCAGCTACCTGATCTGTGTATTTTCAAGAACGGTAATTATTTATGTCGTAGAGCCCCTGGTAAGAATCCCACCTTTTGGCCAGGAATCCTTTCTGGAAATATTAACAGATATTCCCAAGCTCGCGGGTTCTTATTTTCTTCATGATTTCTCCACAGCATGGGTTTTTACCTTTCTAAAATTACTCAAGGATCAATATCTCGTTCAAAAGCGTGCACTTCAGCTGGAAAAAGAGAAAGCAGAAGCAGAGCTAAAAATTTTAAAGACCCAGCTGAATCCTCATTTTCTTTTCAATACCCTAAATAACATCTACTCGTTATCCCTCATGAATTCATCTGTAACCTCAAGATCTATTGCCGGTTTATCTGAAATTCTGGATCATGTACTTTATCGTTGTGATGGGACCTATGTACCTTTATCGGCTGAGATAACCCTTTTACAGAATTACATTGAACTGGAAAAGCTAAGGTATGATGACCGTTTGCAGGTGAATTTTCAGCAAACGGTAGATGAAAACGCAGAAATAGCTCCACTGATTTTACTATCCTTAGTAGAGAATGCTTTTAAATACGGTGCGGGAGAGGATATTGGAAACCCAGTGATCAACATTCACCTAAGGCTTCAGAACAACCATTTTGAATTTATGGTCTCAAATTCTTTTATGCCGAGGGAGCACAAAAACAAAAATGAACAAATCGGATTAAACAACATCAGGAAACAGCTGGATCTAATTTATCCCGAAAATTATGAGCTGAATTTGTCTCAGCATGAAGAGACTTTTGTAGCTTTATTAACGATTAACCTACACCATCCCGCAGTGTAA
- a CDS encoding LytTR family DNA-binding domain-containing protein → MKVKCLLVDDEPLAIQLIQKHIDQLDSFEVVGTCGNAVKALEVLRERQVDLLFLDIKMPQISGIDFLKTLKNPPAVIITTAYREFAIEGYDLDLIDYLLKPITFDRFFKAIERYLRLNNQSSPTLLPPGDQQFMYLKSGGKFHKLNIDEVLYIESLKDYIVAHCIGNKITAKYKISDLEAELQGKGFLRIHRSYLINMKRITAFTAYDIEIGNTEIPIGASYKEYVFKALQRPAL, encoded by the coding sequence ATGAAAGTAAAATGTCTCCTGGTAGACGATGAACCGCTGGCCATTCAACTGATCCAAAAACACATTGATCAACTCGATTCTTTTGAGGTGGTAGGTACCTGTGGGAATGCCGTTAAGGCCCTGGAAGTACTAAGAGAGAGACAGGTGGACTTGTTGTTTCTGGATATTAAAATGCCCCAGATTTCGGGAATAGATTTCTTAAAGACGTTAAAAAATCCTCCGGCAGTGATCATTACCACGGCCTACCGGGAGTTTGCCATTGAGGGTTACGACCTGGACCTCATTGATTACCTCTTAAAGCCCATTACCTTTGACCGCTTCTTTAAAGCAATTGAACGATATTTAAGGTTAAATAACCAAAGCAGTCCTACCCTCCTTCCCCCCGGTGATCAACAATTTATGTACCTTAAATCGGGAGGTAAGTTTCATAAATTAAATATTGACGAGGTCTTATATATAGAAAGTCTGAAAGACTATATAGTTGCCCATTGTATTGGCAACAAGATCACAGCAAAATACAAAATCAGTGATCTGGAAGCGGAATTACAAGGCAAAGGTTTTCTGCGCATCCACCGGTCTTACCTCATCAATATGAAAAGGATAACTGCTTTTACCGCCTATGATATCGAGATTGGAAACACTGAAATTCCCATCGGGGCCAGTTATAAAGAATATGTGTTTAAAGCTTTACAGCGTCCGGCACTCTAA
- a CDS encoding RagB/SusD family nutrient uptake outer membrane protein, with protein sequence MKTTNTKLAIYVASVLLLAAGGCKKSFLDSDQLSQYSPETSLSNVAALRGALNALGANVRQEYFGDSAPMLTESIFSDVAVEGTTDKSTPAQDLVARITPDANLNSADFNKIGWYWEEEFKGVRYANTVISNIDRPVYSSPAERNSILGAAYFYRAYHYYRLVHQFGDVPLMLKDLDAPRDNFFSTKREVILEKMKADLEFAQTNVPDNANRGEVTKGAVSHLLTKVNLALGKFDDAIAAAGNVLNGSKYGLMTSRFGSTASDATKNVVWDLHRMDNKALPNNKETLFLVVDRESLAGGFTALGSQLMRNTVPAWHFANVKTPSGATALTDAANAEIPLTRMYGRGIGRYRGTPYSTKYIWTDHTDYRHAKGMWMDMTDLVYNNPALKTSKIQADRDLYGKPLLEYNSSNVAARFENGALDTIRHWFGWPHYKVFINSTNALANDPYWSPPRGTNTDWYVFRVAETYLLRAEAYYWKGELSLAMDDINKVRARANAAPLTDISKITIGTILDERARELYWEEPRKTELTRIAYIFASTGKTAYNGKSYAVASFSENNFFYDRIMEKNDFYKNEVPTLQGVKYRIAPYHVLWPVPASVQRFNANGRVNQNKGYSGFESNVPPLDRIE encoded by the coding sequence ATGAAAACAACAAATACAAAACTCGCCATATACGTCGCCTCTGTCTTACTGCTTGCAGCGGGAGGATGTAAGAAAAGCTTTCTGGATTCTGATCAGTTATCTCAATATTCTCCGGAAACCTCTTTAAGTAATGTTGCCGCATTAAGGGGGGCACTAAATGCACTGGGTGCAAATGTCCGCCAGGAATACTTTGGTGACTCTGCGCCTATGCTGACGGAATCCATCTTTTCTGATGTGGCCGTTGAAGGTACAACAGACAAAAGCACCCCGGCACAGGATCTGGTTGCCCGCATCACACCGGACGCCAATCTGAACAGCGCCGATTTCAATAAAATCGGTTGGTACTGGGAAGAAGAATTCAAAGGGGTCAGGTATGCAAATACAGTGATCAGTAATATCGACCGACCTGTGTATAGTTCGCCGGCAGAAAGAAACAGCATTTTAGGCGCTGCTTATTTTTATCGTGCTTATCATTACTACAGACTGGTACACCAGTTTGGGGATGTGCCTTTGATGTTAAAAGATCTGGATGCTCCACGTGATAATTTTTTCTCTACGAAACGGGAAGTGATTCTGGAAAAAATGAAAGCAGATCTTGAATTTGCGCAAACCAATGTGCCCGACAATGCGAACAGAGGAGAGGTGACAAAAGGAGCCGTGAGTCATTTGCTCACAAAAGTTAACCTTGCACTTGGGAAATTTGATGATGCCATTGCTGCGGCCGGGAACGTGTTGAATGGCAGTAAATATGGCTTAATGACCAGCCGCTTTGGAAGTACGGCGAGTGATGCGACTAAAAATGTAGTATGGGACTTACATCGGATGGACAATAAAGCATTGCCAAACAATAAGGAAACGTTGTTCCTGGTGGTTGACAGAGAAAGCTTAGCGGGTGGTTTTACCGCCCTGGGTTCTCAATTGATGCGTAACACGGTTCCTGCCTGGCACTTTGCAAACGTAAAAACCCCTTCCGGTGCGACGGCTTTAACCGATGCCGCCAACGCGGAAATCCCGCTAACCAGAATGTATGGGCGTGGAATAGGCCGTTATCGCGGTACACCGTATAGCACAAAATATATCTGGACAGACCATACCGATTACAGACATGCCAAGGGAATGTGGATGGACATGACGGACTTGGTGTATAACAACCCGGCATTAAAAACTTCAAAAATTCAGGCAGACCGTGACTTATATGGTAAGCCATTACTGGAATACAACAGCAGTAATGTTGCTGCACGTTTTGAAAATGGAGCATTGGATACCATCCGCCATTGGTTTGGATGGCCACATTATAAAGTATTCATTAACTCGACCAATGCATTGGCCAATGATCCGTATTGGAGCCCACCGCGTGGTACAAATACAGACTGGTATGTTTTTAGAGTTGCGGAAACTTACCTGCTAAGAGCGGAAGCCTACTATTGGAAAGGAGAGCTGAGTCTTGCAATGGACGATATCAATAAGGTGAGAGCGCGTGCCAATGCAGCACCGTTGACAGATATCAGTAAAATCACCATCGGAACCATTCTGGACGAACGTGCCAGAGAGCTGTATTGGGAAGAACCCAGAAAGACAGAATTAACGCGGATTGCCTACATCTTTGCTTCAACAGGTAAGACGGCATATAATGGTAAATCATATGCTGTGGCGAGCTTCTCTGAGAACAATTTCTTCTATGACCGCATCATGGAGAAAAATGATTTTTACAAAAATGAAGTTCCAACCTTGCAGGGCGTGAAATATAGAATTGCACCGTATCATGTTTTGTGGCCGGTTCCTGCAAGTGTACAACGATTTAATGCCAATGGTCGTGTGAACCAGAATAAAGGATACAGCGGATTTGAATCCAATGTTCCACCACTTGATAGAATCGAATAA